A region of Paenibacillus sp. 37 DNA encodes the following proteins:
- a CDS encoding extracellular solute-binding protein, producing the protein MRKSWISMLFLVFASMALLSACSSSEESGGSSDGSGESGGPVTMTLFAPQGKASMEENEFTQFIEDKFDVTLKWDLAPTDALQDRRQLLLASGDYPEVFLHGKFTTSDLQTYGKQGVFLPLQDLIKEYGPNLTKIMEEKPYFKEAITAPDGNIYALPIFNECYHCTYAQKYWINTEWLDNLGLKMPTTTDELYTVLKAFKTQDPNGNGKADEIPLTGAPNKYVWNGNIDAYLMNSFIYNDNDKYLIVNDGKVSFAANQEGWKKGLEYMNKLYADGLIDPASFTQNDQAIGQLGNKEGDEVVGSITTALVSYLVNTYDKDITRHQHWEIVPPLKGPDGVQTTGATQSVGEFEFAITNKATEAQQIAAIKIVDYMFSEEGALYAEYGPTEGKGWKKADADEKNINGEPAKYSYYNLPERDPNVVVNESWSQIGAHDLSNSFRNLFAEGQNPLEAEGYGTRLAQATNVYEPYAPKEVYPANVFIRPEDTESAAQLTTAIKDYVQTNMAQFIIGSKSIDKEWDAYVKGFDGLGLSNYLEIYQRAIEKNQ; encoded by the coding sequence TTGAGAAAATCTTGGATTTCGATGTTGTTTCTGGTCTTTGCTTCGATGGCTTTGTTGTCCGCATGCAGTTCATCCGAGGAGTCGGGTGGAAGTAGCGACGGTAGCGGGGAGAGCGGCGGTCCTGTAACTATGACCCTCTTTGCTCCGCAAGGCAAAGCGTCCATGGAAGAGAATGAATTCACCCAATTTATCGAAGACAAGTTCGACGTTACCCTAAAATGGGATCTGGCCCCAACGGACGCCTTGCAGGATCGCAGACAATTGCTGCTGGCTAGTGGTGATTATCCCGAAGTGTTTCTTCACGGCAAGTTCACCACCTCAGACCTTCAAACCTATGGAAAACAGGGCGTGTTCCTTCCGCTACAAGATCTGATTAAGGAGTATGGTCCGAACCTGACCAAGATTATGGAAGAGAAGCCATACTTCAAAGAAGCCATTACGGCACCGGATGGCAACATCTATGCACTGCCGATCTTCAATGAATGTTACCACTGTACGTATGCACAGAAATACTGGATCAACACAGAGTGGCTCGATAATCTGGGTCTGAAAATGCCAACAACAACCGATGAACTGTATACCGTTCTGAAGGCGTTTAAGACACAGGATCCCAACGGTAACGGGAAAGCGGACGAGATTCCACTTACGGGTGCACCGAACAAGTATGTATGGAATGGCAACATTGATGCCTATCTGATGAATAGTTTCATATACAATGACAACGACAAATACCTGATCGTGAACGATGGCAAGGTGAGTTTTGCCGCCAATCAGGAAGGATGGAAGAAAGGGCTGGAGTACATGAACAAGCTGTATGCAGATGGCCTGATTGATCCAGCTTCCTTCACGCAGAACGACCAGGCCATCGGACAACTGGGCAACAAGGAAGGCGATGAAGTGGTAGGTTCCATTACGACGGCACTGGTCAGCTATCTCGTGAATACGTATGACAAAGACATCACCCGTCACCAGCACTGGGAGATCGTTCCGCCATTGAAAGGACCGGATGGGGTGCAGACGACAGGCGCCACGCAGAGCGTAGGTGAGTTTGAGTTCGCCATCACCAACAAAGCGACAGAAGCACAGCAGATTGCTGCCATCAAAATCGTAGATTACATGTTCAGTGAAGAAGGTGCGCTGTACGCGGAGTATGGACCAACCGAAGGTAAGGGCTGGAAGAAGGCAGATGCTGATGAGAAAAACATCAATGGCGAGCCGGCCAAATACAGCTACTACAACCTGCCTGAGCGTGATCCGAACGTTGTTGTGAACGAGAGCTGGTCACAGATCGGAGCGCATGACTTGTCCAACTCGTTCCGTAATCTGTTTGCCGAAGGGCAGAATCCTTTAGAAGCAGAGGGTTATGGTACACGTCTGGCGCAAGCTACCAATGTGTATGAACCCTATGCACCAAAAGAAGTATACCCTGCGAACGTGTTTATCCGTCCAGAGGATACGGAATCAGCTGCACAACTGACTACGGCCATCAAGGATTATGTGCAGACAAATATGGCGCAGTTCATTATCGGTAGCAAGAGCATTGATAAGGAATGGGATGCATATGTCAAAGGCTTCGATGGTCTTGGGCTGAGTAATTATCTTGAGATCTACCAGCGCGCCATTGAGAAGAATCAATAA